The nucleotide window AACCATTTTAGTCAGGTCGAGTCGCGTGCGATTGTCGCGGCGCGTTTAGCGTCGCTGTCCATTGGTAAATCTGGCGTTTCAGGTGATCTACTCAAGGGCCTAGTTCATCTGCTTGAGCATGACATTATGCCTCTGATACCGGAGGAGGGCTCGGTGGGTGCTTCGGGAGATCTAACCCCGCTCTCTTATGTTGCCGCAGCGCTTATTGGTGAGCGTGACGTTGTTTATAAAGGTGAGCAGGTACCGGCAAAACAAGTGCTGCAAGCAACTGGGATGACACCAATTGTGTTGCGCCCGAAAGAGGGCCTAGCGCTGATGAACGGCACCGCTGTGATGACAGCCATTGCCTGCCTCAACTGGCAACGAGCCGATTACCTAGCGCAGATGGCAACGCGTATTACGGCCATGACGACGTTAGCGATGAAGGGCAATGCCTTTCACTATGACGAGCGTCTGCATGCGGTTAAGCCTCACCCTGGTCAGGTTAAATGCGCCAAAAGGTTGCGTGAGGACCTTGCTTCTGAGCGTCCACCACGTAACTCTGACCGTCTGCAAGATCGCTATTCACTGCGCTGCGCACCGCATGTTATTGGCGTGCTTGAGGACACGTTAACCTGGACCAGACAGCTGATTGAAACCGAGCTTAACTCTGCCAATGATAACCCAATCATCGATGGTGAAGATGAGACCGTGCTGCACGGTGGACATTTTTACGGTGGGCATATCGCCATGGCAATGGACAGTTTAAAAACCGCCGTGGCGAATGTGTCAGATCTGCTAGATCGACAATTGGCGCAGTTATGTGACTACAAGTTTAACAACGGTCTCCCATACAACCTAACGGGTGCTGACGAGGCTACCTTGCCAATCAGTCACGGTTTTAAAGCGGTGCAGATTGGTGTTTCGGCATGGACAGCAGAGGCGCTAAAAAACACTATGCCAGCCTCGGTGTTTTCGCGCTCAACTGAAAGTCACAACCAAGACAAAGTCAGTATGGGCACTATCGCGTCTCGTGATTGCCGACGTGTGATTGAACTGACCGAGCAAGTAACCGCAGCCTGCCTATTTGCGGCTACGCAAGGGGTCGAACTGCGTTTGAGCAGCAAAGAGTTGGAATCGGGTGAACTGAGCTCTGTGATTGCGACCACGATTGCTGAGGTGCGAGAGTTTTCTCCATTTTTAACTCACGATCGCCCGCTCGAAGCAGAACTGCGTGAGTGTGTAACCCGACTTAACGGTCGCTATTTTAAGGGGTATTAGATGATCAGCTCTAATGCGTTTGTCACTGTTGCCTTCCAAGACTGCGATCCGATGCAGGTAGTGTGGCATGGCAACTATTATCGCTATCTAGAAGAGGCACGCCGTGCTTTGCTCGATCGTATCGACTTCTCTTATGCGGACATGCAGCGTGCAGGTTATGCCTTTCCCATCGTTGACACGCGAATGAAATTTGTCTCTCCGAGTCAACATGCGCATAAGCTTGAGATCACCGCGACACTGACGGAGTGGGAAAATCGAGTCAAGATGGATTTTGTGGTGTTTAACCACACCACGGGAAAGGTAAGCATTAAAGCACACACCATTCAATGTGCGGTCTGTTTGACAACACAAGAGATGCTGTTTGCCTCACCGCAGTGCCTGTTAGACAAGGTCCAAGCATGCGTAAACTGATGCTAGGCGCGCTGGCGCTTGTTCTTGCTCTGCCAACATCAGCTGAGACAGTGGATCAGCTCGACGCCGTTCTATCCGCCTTGGGCGGAGAAACGGTACAAGTTGGCCACTATAAACAGCGTAAATCTATCAAAGGATTTAGCGAGCCACTGATGTCTGAGGGGACGTACCGCATTGAGCTAGAAAATGGTGTGGTATGGCAACAGCGAGTGCCGTTTGAAGACTTGCTGGTCATTAAAGCAGGAAAGTTGTATAGCGGCCAAGGTGACCAACTGGTGCTGCAGGATGTTCCCGCCAGTGTATCTTCGCTGATGGCTGAGGTGTTTACTGCAATGCTTGCGGGTGATAGACAAGCATTACAACGTAGCTTTGAGCTGTCCGTTATCGACAATCCTGAAGGTGTTAAATCGCCCGCTGGTTGGGGCATCGAGATGACCCCAATCTCGGCACCATTAAATGCGATTTTTTCACTTGTGGTGCTGCAAGGCACCGAGCAGGCGATTGAACAAATCACCATGTATGAGGTGACGGGTGACCATACGGTGGTAGAGCTACTACCAACCGCCACTAGCGACGCGCTGGCGTCTTGGTTACAGCGAGGCGGTCAGTAATGCGCCGCGCTTTGGTCCCTTGGTTATGGGCTGCCGTGCTAGGTGCCGCACTGCTGTTTAGTGGTGGTCGGTGGCTTGCCGGCGGTGCGGTGCAAACTAGTCTGTTTAGTATGTTTCCCTCAGAGACACAGACCGAAGCGCTCGATATCGCGCTGAAGCATGCCTCAAAAGCATTTGAGCATAGCCTACTGGTCGTGGTCGAGGGCCAGCAATTATCTCAGGTTAAGCAAGCGGCTCAGCAAATCACAGAGTTAACTGCAACTATCGATGACGTTACTGTGGTAGGGGCAGAGCAGCGATTTGAGTTTATCGAGACACTATTTCGCTATCGCCATCAGTTGCTTACTGAGGCCGATAGCCAGACGATAAGCAGCGGAAACAGCGATGCTTTGACCGCGTCTTCCCTTCGCCGCCTGTACTCTCCGGCGGGGATCAGTGGCCAAGCATTTGTCAACGATCCTTGGCAAACCTTTGAGCGTTACATGTTAGCGATTGTCGACCAGAATACCTTTCGCTATCAAGATGACCTTTTAATCGGCAATCAAGATCAAAAAGTTCAAGCACTGATGCAGTTAACGTTAGCCAGCAGTGCCTTTAGTAGTGACTCACTTGGGGCAATCGCAACGCTTAACGACATCCTTGCGTCGGTGTCCGAGCAGCATCAGGTCGTGGTTTATCGCACTGGAGCGGGGTTCTTTTCCGCTAGTGCAATGAATAAAGCTACCTCTGAGGTATCGATTATTGGTGGTGGAGCCTTGCTGCTGGTGGTAGTGGTCGTGATGTGGGTATTCGCCAATACCAAGCCCCTCGTTATGACGCTGTTATCCATTATTAGCGGGGTCATTTTCGGGCTTGCTGCCACGCTAGCATGGTTTGGGGAGATACATGTACTCGCCATTGTAATGGGAAGCAGCCTGATTGGCCTCTCCTTTGACTATTCGTTTCACTACCTAAGTTATCGCGCTTGCCATGACAGCTTGATGAATGGTCAGAGCGTAGTGACCAAGCTACGTACCGCCTTGTTGGCCGGTGTGGTGAGTTCATCAATAGCCTATAGTTTCCTATTATTTGCCAACCTGCCAGTGCTAAATCAGATGGCGGTTTTTTCGGTGTTTGGGCTGTTTGGCGCCTTGGCGACCGTGCTGTTCTGGTATCCATTTATGCGAGTGTGGAACACATCGCCACGACCACTTCGTGTAGCCTCTGGATTAATGAGGATCACTCAACGTCTATGTCATCCCAAGCGGGTATGGTGGGTAGCGCTGATCTATTGCGGCATTGCTGTGTACGCTTGGCACGCGGTTGAGACCAATGATGATGTGCGGATGCTGCAGTCGCCAGACCCAGCGCTGGTCAACGATGAACAGCGTATTAAGGCATTGACGCAAAGCTTCGGTGGCTCAGACTGGTTGATCGTTGTTGGTGAGAGTGCCGAGCGTGTGGCACAAAGCGAAGAGCAATTAACGCGCAAACTAGACCAGATGATCGATAACGGCCAGTTGCAAGGCTATGTTGCATCGAGTCAATGGATCCCATCGATCGCTAAGCAAACCAGTAACTGGAAACACTATCAACGATTAGTGGCAGAGCAAAGCCAAAAGTTAGCAAGTCTTGCGTCGCTAGATACAGCGCCGACAGTGAATCCATTTGAGCCTTTAACTGCCCACCAGCGCCTTACGGGTATCCCTGCGCTCTCTAGCCAGCTTGATGACGGTCGTCACTTCGCCTTAGTGCAGTTATCTGGCATGACCGGCGAGATTGACAGTCATATGCTTGACGAAGGACAGTTCTATATCAACTACGTGGATGATATTGGCGCGATGTTAGGTCACTACCGTGAGCGTGTTTCTCGATTGCTTATTGTGGCGATTGCTGCTGTCGTGGCAATCGTTGGGGTCTATTTTGGCTGGCGTGCTCTGCCTAGATTGATGGCCGCCCCTCTGCTCGCGGTCGTTATCGCTGCCGCATTGCCAGCGGCACTGGGACAGCCATTAACGCTGTTCCACGCACTGGGTCTATTTCTGATCTTTGGCATTGGCATCGACTACAGTCTATTCCTTCATTGCCATGGCGACTCTGAACATACGATATTGGCAGTGTTTGTCGCTGGGATAAGCTCATTGCTGTCATTTGGCTTGATGGCCCTTTCAAGTAACTACGCTATTGCCAGCTTTGGTCTCACGGTCGGTATAGGCATTTTGTCTAGCTGGCTCGTAGCAGCAATCGTGTTGTTAAATGCCAACAGCACCAAGCATGCCTATTCAAGGGAGCAAGCATGACACGAGCTGGGTTTATTAAGACATTGTTATGTATTGGTGTGATGTGGATATCGGGCTGTGGTTCACTCATGAGTTCCTCGAGTGTCTCCACACCTCAGGTTTTGTTGTCCCCTGAGTCTTATGGTGGAACGCTGTTCACCCAGCAATTGCTTACGGTGGATTATCAACAGCAGCAACACCGAGTTCGCACTCTATTACAGGTTGATGCCAATGAGGTAAAGCTGGCTGGGTTCTCAACGCTGTCAGTGCCACTGTTTACTGTGACATGGGACGGATCTGAGCTGAAAAGTGAGTCAATGCCGGGTTTAGATAAGGCATCGATACAACCGCGAAATGTTATGAGCGATATGATGCTGGCTGTTTGGCCAACACCAAGCCTAGCCCCGCTACTAGCAGCAAAGGAATGGCGCTTAGACAGCAGCGAAAATCGACGACAGTTTTATGACTCAGCCAATGATTTGGTGATGAGTATCGAGTATGACAATCATCACAGTGCTCATGGATCAATCTCTGTGAGTTATCCAGAGTATGGTGTGAGTTACCAATTGCAAACTCTTCAATGGAAGGTAGTGAGTGAATAAAAAGATATACATAGAAGATATTGCAGTCAGTTGCAGTTTAGGTTTTGAGCCCGAAGCACTGCTTGCCAATTTACGCGCAGGTGAAGCACCGGGCCTCATGGCTTGGGATAAACCGGTGTATTCCGGGAGAGAGGCGCACGTTGCAAGGGTTATCCATGACCTTCCAACAGCAAATGAAGCAGACTATGCCAACAACCGCAACAACCGGCTAGCGCACTTCTTGTGCCAGCGAATAGAAGCGGGGGTTGTTTCATTACATCAACGCTACGCTGCCGAGCGTATTGGCGTGGTGATTGGCTCCAGTACCTCTGGGATTGAAACGACAGAATCCTTTACAGAGCAGCAGGCAGAAACGGGTGAAATGCCGCTGACTTATGACTATCAGCATCAAGATATGGGTGATGTTTCTCAGGTGGTGGCGAAGCTCATCGGAGCGAAAGGGCCTGTTTACACCGTGTCGACAGCATGCACTTCATCTGCGCGTGCGATGATCAGTGCCAGTAAACTTATCCAAAGTGGCATTTGTGATGCGGTGGTATGCGGTGGTGTTGACACGCTTTGCCAGCTTACTGTGAACGGTTTCGACTCGCTGGAGCAGGTGTCGGCTGAGCCTTGTCGTCCGTTTGATCAGCAGCGCAACGGAATTAATGTAGGCGAAGGTGGTGCGCTGCTCATTGTGACAAAAGACAAAAGTGATGTGCAACTTAGCGGCTTTGGTGAGTCTGCAGATGCTCACCATCTATCAAGTCCGATGCCTTGCGGCAGCGGGGCCTATCAAGCGATGCAGATGGCACTGACAAAAGCGGCAGTAAAGCCAAGGGATGTGGGCTACATCAATGCTCATGGCACATCAACTCAGCAAAACGACGCCATGGAGAGTACAGCGATTCATAAGCTTTTTGGTACAGAGGTTGCTGTGAGTTCTACTAAAGCCTTAACAGGCCATTGTTTAGGTGCTGCTGGCGCCGTTGAGGCTGCGATCTGCACGCTGTTGTTACGTGCTAACAATGAGCCGATTCCGAAACAGTGGCCTTTGCAACGTAAGACAGATCCTGCTTTAGCAGACATCCACCTTGTACAAGATACCCAGATTGAACCGCTAAACCATGTGATGTCTAACTCGTTTGCTTTTGGCGGTAACAATGCATCAATAGTATTAAGCGCAGTAGGTCAATGCGATGAGTAACAAATTATACCCAGATATTGCGGCACTGTTGCCGCATAACGCTCCACTGATCTTGCTCGATAATGTGGTAGAGCACAGTGCGAAGCACATTTGCTGTGAGGTGACGATCACTCCAGACAGTTTTCTTTATGAGCCTCAATATAGCAGTGTGCCAGCACAGGTCGGCATTGAGTACATGGCGCAAACCATCGCTGCATTGGGTGGAATCGAAGCCAGCGATGAAGGGCAGAAACCACCGATTGGCTTTTTGCTCGGAGCGAGGCGTTATCAACACCAAGGTGGCCCCTTTGCTGAGGGTATGACTTACCTAATCACAGCAAATGAACTGGTGAGAGATGACAACATGGCTGTCTATCAATGTGACATTGTCGATGTTAACGGCAACGTGATGAGCACAGGGCAGGTGAACACCGTGGTCGCGAGTGATGAAATGCTCGCCGAACTATCGAAAAAGAATTAAAAGAGAGAACGGATACGATGAAAAATGTGCTAGTAACGGGGGCCAGTAAAGGCATCGGACAAGCGATTGCGGTAAAGCTGGCAGAAGAGGGCTATTGCGTCACTGTCCACTATGGTCGAGATCGTGCTGGAGCCGAGCAGACGGCGCAAACGATCGAGGCATTGGGTGGTCACTGCCGATTGGTTCAGTTTGATATCAGCGATAGAGAAGCCTGCAAGCAGGAGATTGAAGCACAAATCGAGCAATATGGCGGCTATTACGGTGTTGTTAACAATGCCGGGATGTCGAGAGACAATGCATTCCCATCGATGACCAGTGAAGAGTGGCAAGGGGTGGTACATACCAACCTAGATGGATTTTACAACGTGATCCACCCATTGATTATGCCGATGATTGCCTTGAAGCAGGGGCGAATCATCACGCTTTCATCACTTAGCGGTCAGATTGGCAATAGAGGACAAGTTAACTACTCAGCTGCAAAGGCGGGGATTATAGGCGCAACGAAAGCATTGGCACTCGAGCTCAGCAATAAACGCCGTCAAATCACTGTCAACTGTATCGCACCTGGTCTCATTGATACCGGCATGGTAGAGCCTCACGTCGTTGATCGAGTTATGCCTCAAATACCGGTTCAACGAATGGGCAAGCCCGAGGAAGTGGCTGAATTGGCAGCATTTTTAATGTCAGACAAAGCAGCATACATTAATCGTCAGGTTATCGGAGTCAACGGAGGGCTTTACTAATGACAAATAGAGTAGTGGTAACGGGCATGGCAGGGGTCACCGCGCTAGGTGAGACTCTCGACACCGTCTGGTCAAACCTGAAACAGTACAAAAATGCAGTAGTGACGATGGATGAATGGGACAAATATGATGGATTACAAACCCGTCTCGCAGCGCCTATTCAAAACTTCGAGTTACCAAAGCATTACACCAGAAAGAAAATTCGTTCAATGGGGAGAGTATCGTTACTTTCCACCAGAGCATCTGAGTATGCACTGCAACAGTCGGGTCTCCTTGATGAGTCAGCGTTGACAGACGGCTCAACGGGTATCGCCTTCGGCTCATCTACCGGCAGTACTGGACCAGTGTCCGCCTTTGCTACCATGTTGCTCGATCACAGCACCCGTAATATCAACGCCAATACGTATGTGGCGATGATGCCACATACTACCGCAGTGAATACTGGACTGTTCTTTGGATTGCGTGGACGCGTTATTCCGACATCATCGGCATGCACATCGGGCTCTCAAGGAATTGGCTATGCCTATGAAGCGATAAAGTATGGCATGCAAAAGGCGATGGTAGCGGGGGGAGCGGAAGAGCTCTGCCCGACTGAAGCGGCGGTATTTGATACCTTGTTCGCGACCAGTCAATATAACTCACAACCAGAGTTAAGCCCTCGTCCGTATGATAGCGACCGCGACGGCTTGGTGATTGGTGAGGGTGCTGGCGCTTTAGTGCTAGAAGAATATGAACATGCCATGGCTCGCGGTGCAAAGCCCATTGCTGAGTTGGTTGGCTTTGCCTCGAATTGTGATGCTGCTCATGTGACTCAACCGCGTGCCGAAACGATGCAGATTTGTATGGAAATGGCGCTGCAGGACGC belongs to Vibrio sp. 10N and includes:
- a CDS encoding HAL/PAL/TAL family ammonia-lyase — its product is MSSLETVMFGSQPITIECINALSQRNAKPAICGTPEYVDVIERSVAFLDRLLKEDGEIYGVTTGYGDSCTVTIPQHLVESLPLQLTRFHGCGLGNHFSQVESRAIVAARLASLSIGKSGVSGDLLKGLVHLLEHDIMPLIPEEGSVGASGDLTPLSYVAAALIGERDVVYKGEQVPAKQVLQATGMTPIVLRPKEGLALMNGTAVMTAIACLNWQRADYLAQMATRITAMTTLAMKGNAFHYDERLHAVKPHPGQVKCAKRLREDLASERPPRNSDRLQDRYSLRCAPHVIGVLEDTLTWTRQLIETELNSANDNPIIDGEDETVLHGGHFYGGHIAMAMDSLKTAVANVSDLLDRQLAQLCDYKFNNGLPYNLTGADEATLPISHGFKAVQIGVSAWTAEALKNTMPASVFSRSTESHNQDKVSMGTIASRDCRRVIELTEQVTAACLFAATQGVELRLSSKELESGELSSVIATTIAEVREFSPFLTHDRPLEAELRECVTRLNGRYFKGY
- a CDS encoding acyl-CoA thioesterase is translated as MISSNAFVTVAFQDCDPMQVVWHGNYYRYLEEARRALLDRIDFSYADMQRAGYAFPIVDTRMKFVSPSQHAHKLEITATLTEWENRVKMDFVVFNHTTGKVSIKAHTIQCAVCLTTQEMLFASPQCLLDKVQACVN
- a CDS encoding LolA family protein, whose amino-acid sequence is MRKLMLGALALVLALPTSAETVDQLDAVLSALGGETVQVGHYKQRKSIKGFSEPLMSEGTYRIELENGVVWQQRVPFEDLLVIKAGKLYSGQGDQLVLQDVPASVSSLMAEVFTAMLAGDRQALQRSFELSVIDNPEGVKSPAGWGIEMTPISAPLNAIFSLVVLQGTEQAIEQITMYEVTGDHTVVELLPTATSDALASWLQRGGQ
- a CDS encoding MMPL family transporter; the protein is MRRALVPWLWAAVLGAALLFSGGRWLAGGAVQTSLFSMFPSETQTEALDIALKHASKAFEHSLLVVVEGQQLSQVKQAAQQITELTATIDDVTVVGAEQRFEFIETLFRYRHQLLTEADSQTISSGNSDALTASSLRRLYSPAGISGQAFVNDPWQTFERYMLAIVDQNTFRYQDDLLIGNQDQKVQALMQLTLASSAFSSDSLGAIATLNDILASVSEQHQVVVYRTGAGFFSASAMNKATSEVSIIGGGALLLVVVVVMWVFANTKPLVMTLLSIISGVIFGLAATLAWFGEIHVLAIVMGSSLIGLSFDYSFHYLSYRACHDSLMNGQSVVTKLRTALLAGVVSSSIAYSFLLFANLPVLNQMAVFSVFGLFGALATVLFWYPFMRVWNTSPRPLRVASGLMRITQRLCHPKRVWWVALIYCGIAVYAWHAVETNDDVRMLQSPDPALVNDEQRIKALTQSFGGSDWLIVVGESAERVAQSEEQLTRKLDQMIDNGQLQGYVASSQWIPSIAKQTSNWKHYQRLVAEQSQKLASLASLDTAPTVNPFEPLTAHQRLTGIPALSSQLDDGRHFALVQLSGMTGEIDSHMLDEGQFYINYVDDIGAMLGHYRERVSRLLIVAIAAVVAIVGVYFGWRALPRLMAAPLLAVVIAAALPAALGQPLTLFHALGLFLIFGIGIDYSLFLHCHGDSEHTILAVFVAGISSLLSFGLMALSSNYAIASFGLTVGIGILSSWLVAAIVLLNANSTKHAYSREQA
- a CDS encoding DUF3261 domain-containing protein — translated: MTRAGFIKTLLCIGVMWISGCGSLMSSSSVSTPQVLLSPESYGGTLFTQQLLTVDYQQQQHRVRTLLQVDANEVKLAGFSTLSVPLFTVTWDGSELKSESMPGLDKASIQPRNVMSDMMLAVWPTPSLAPLLAAKEWRLDSSENRRQFYDSANDLVMSIEYDNHHSAHGSISVSYPEYGVSYQLQTLQWKVVSE
- a CDS encoding beta-ketoacyl-ACP synthase; protein product: MNKKIYIEDIAVSCSLGFEPEALLANLRAGEAPGLMAWDKPVYSGREAHVARVIHDLPTANEADYANNRNNRLAHFLCQRIEAGVVSLHQRYAAERIGVVIGSSTSGIETTESFTEQQAETGEMPLTYDYQHQDMGDVSQVVAKLIGAKGPVYTVSTACTSSARAMISASKLIQSGICDAVVCGGVDTLCQLTVNGFDSLEQVSAEPCRPFDQQRNGINVGEGGALLIVTKDKSDVQLSGFGESADAHHLSSPMPCGSGAYQAMQMALTKAAVKPRDVGYINAHGTSTQQNDAMESTAIHKLFGTEVAVSSTKALTGHCLGAAGAVEAAICTLLLRANNEPIPKQWPLQRKTDPALADIHLVQDTQIEPLNHVMSNSFAFGGNNASIVLSAVGQCDE
- a CDS encoding ApeP family dehydratase, whose amino-acid sequence is MSNKLYPDIAALLPHNAPLILLDNVVEHSAKHICCEVTITPDSFLYEPQYSSVPAQVGIEYMAQTIAALGGIEASDEGQKPPIGFLLGARRYQHQGGPFAEGMTYLITANELVRDDNMAVYQCDIVDVNGNVMSTGQVNTVVASDEMLAELSKKN
- the fabG gene encoding 3-oxoacyl-ACP reductase FabG, translated to MKNVLVTGASKGIGQAIAVKLAEEGYCVTVHYGRDRAGAEQTAQTIEALGGHCRLVQFDISDREACKQEIEAQIEQYGGYYGVVNNAGMSRDNAFPSMTSEEWQGVVHTNLDGFYNVIHPLIMPMIALKQGRIITLSSLSGQIGNRGQVNYSAAKAGIIGATKALALELSNKRRQITVNCIAPGLIDTGMVEPHVVDRVMPQIPVQRMGKPEEVAELAAFLMSDKAAYINRQVIGVNGGLY
- a CDS encoding beta-ketoacyl-ACP synthase — translated: MTNRVVVTGMAGVTALGETLDTVWSNLKQYKNAVVTMDEWDKYDGLQTRLAAPIQNFELPKHYTRKKIRSMGRVSLLSTRASEYALQQSGLLDESALTDGSTGIAFGSSTGSTGPVSAFATMLLDHSTRNINANTYVAMMPHTTAVNTGLFFGLRGRVIPTSSACTSGSQGIGYAYEAIKYGMQKAMVAGGAEELCPTEAAVFDTLFATSQYNSQPELSPRPYDSDRDGLVIGEGAGALVLEEYEHAMARGAKPIAELVGFASNCDAAHVTQPRAETMQICMEMALQDANLTADQIGYVNGHGTATELGDIAETQATYNVFGSRMPISSLKSYFGHTLGACGAIEAWLTINMMREKWFAPTLNLESIDSRCGDLDYIKGKGREISCEYVMTNNFAFGGINTSMIFKMI